The Capsicum annuum cultivar UCD-10X-F1 chromosome 3, UCD10Xv1.1, whole genome shotgun sequence genomic sequence GCCTCAATTGTTCTCCCTATTAAATTGAATTTCAAAGAAGAAAGATTTTATTCAATTGAGGAATGCAGAGAACAAGTTCAAATAATATAGTGAATATGCGCGGAATAAACAAACTCACATTGCTGATTGAATTCATATAGTCAATTTTAATTAGTATGTAATTTAATTGATGAAGTTTTGGATTATAAATAGTACCTAAACGAGGAGGAAATGATCAATTTCATCGCGTTGTTGTTTGATGTGAGTAGCTAAGTCTTCTGTTAATATGGAGATTTTATTACAATAATGAACAAAAATCAGTAAAGATTGATTCAAGAAAATGCGAAAATGGGGTTAAAGTTGaaatctttttagatttttattgcTAGAATTAACAATAACCCAGTAAATACCAATTCAAGAAAATGTGAGAACGGGGTTAAAGGTAAAATTTTTATTGCAAGAATGAAGTTGGTTTCTTGAATCTGAATCAGTGGAGTTTTTTTTTGTTGGAGAAAGATGAGGAAGAGATGATGGAGGCTGTGATTGCATTGACATCAACGGAGAAGAAgggattttaaaagaaaattgagATATAAATTACACGTGGCATCTTTTAATTGGTTATTTCAATCAAATTTTTCTCACTCACACGCCTCATTTGCGTGTCTACACGCATAGGCAAAACTTTAGTCAAAAAGGTGTATTTACAactatttgataaaatttatagGGTAATAGGTCGCTCGTATAGTTTAtatgtctttttgaaaaaagtCGGACAAATTGAGGGGTGCCTTTATGTCTTTCttgttaatttaaaaaaaaaaaggagatacCCCACATGAAGATCAAAATGCTAAAAAGAAAAATCGTTAGATTGAGGACACTCCCGTACAATATACAATACTCTTCAAGAAACTAAAATCACAATCAATAAAGGAGAATATCAGCAACATATTATCACCAAATCAGTTTAAACCAGTCTAGTTCAGTAAAATTTATACATCAATAATTACTTTACAAGGCTAGAGAATACACCCAACGCTCCTAGTTTAGATGTTTTTTTCTAATGAGTTTTCCAAGGTGTGGTATCAACTATCAACCTATTTGTGGTTCAATCCAGAGGCGAAGTCAGAATTTCAACTAAGGGGTTCAATATTCGTAGAAAATCTAGTCGAAGGGCGTTCAACACCaactatagatacataaaaataattttaactatgtataaATGGTGTATTTTTCCATCGAAGGAGGTTCGGCCGAACCCCTAACAAGGCCTGACTCCGCCCCTGGTTCAATCTGTCGGAAAGCCATTAGAATTATCAATTCTTTGCAAAGCGCTAAAAACCTAAAAATGTTTATATAGTGAAGTTTTAACATGAGACTACAacgtgaaaaaaaaaatattttattcataaattcaaataattttccttacaagaaaataattttcttacatAAAATATGTGATAGGACATCCTTATTTATAATACTGAAAATTAAACTAAACTAGGAATGCAAAATCCATTTCTATATGAATTAGGAAAAACGTATCTTAACAAGACTTGaactaaataaatatcaaatcctatataaatttgaTTTTCTACTTCAATTTTGAATCATTATTTTAACATTCTCCCGCAATTCAAAATTTTATACTCTTCCGTCTTTCTAGTCGTCATTATTGTTGTATTGGAGCACTTCTCCTCAATCTTCAGTTTCTTGTTTGTGTTGGAGAATTTCTCTTTAATCATCAATTGTTGATACACTTTCTCATCAACCTTCAATTGTTAAAACATTTACTTCAACCTTCAATTGTTGGAGCAGTTTTCTCCAACTCTCAATATATTTTTCCTTCGTTGTATTGAGTACTTTTCTACTTTCAATAGTCAAAACACTTCTCCACAAcgtttgatattttttttcccAATAAGTTGATAAACTTTTAATTTATTCACCAACTGTTAATCCGACAATTAAATATCTACTTGTCGATAAGTCAATTTTAAAATTGACTTATCAATTACGGTTCGATTTTGAACGATTCTATCTCTACATAAGAATATCCGAATTTTATTTTCGAccattgattttaaaaaaatatattcttcaTAGTTTGAGGGGAAAATAGGGAATAAAACTCCTTCTCAAAAGATAAATCTTTCTTACCTGGCAGATGATCTATTATTAACAAACTATCTAACACTTTTCCTTTTCTCATCATTTTAATTTCTAActtgcaaattttgaatttcaagtaTTATTCTTTTGGTGTGATTaaagtttaaaagaaaaaaaatcaccgTAACTCAGTTGTCAATATAACTTGATTTGAGTTGAAGAGCGACTTTATCATGATACATGTTGAACAAAGTTCAATAGGTATTtgttttaaaatctaaaattcacaaaattcaaaattctagtTTCGCTTCtatttaagttttgttttagGAATTTATTGGTGGGGAGGTTATAGATATTtcgtaaaattaattaaatatacatTCGGACATcacagttattaaaaaaaaaagtttgttcAATGACCAATGTTCCGATAAACAATCACGTCATGCACCACACATCTTGTTACAATGTTTCCCGAATTTGTTCACCAATTGTCCCTTTCAAATTTGATAACGGCTTATATAATTAGGTaccttttttccttaaagataacTACAATTATTTACAAAATAACTTTTTTGTATGGATAAAAACCTTATAacctactactattttttttttccaataataGCAATTACTCCCCCGTTTCAAAAATAATGAGCTACTTatctttttagtccatttaaaaatatatatatatatttttttataatactttaattttaattttttacatgacatgtttatgatcacaagattaaatgatattttagtacatttgatactattttaatttaaaattataagatttaaaaatattttttatttttaaaaattttgtgtcaagtcaaaatagatGATTCTGTTTTTAAACAGAGgtgattcttttttaaacagagaaGTATTAAAGTAGACAATACACAAATCCCATATCTTAATTCTTACACGTTTGAGAAAAATCTTGAATAAAGTTGTCCTCTCATATCCTATAAATTCTCCTGGTCCACCCATTAATAATCAATTAACAAAACCACAATACGTAACTAATAAAACGCACTAATCCCATTATCCCACGATCATCATCAATATTCACAAACAAAAATAACTACCCCCTGTTTCTCTTTCTATACATCGCAAGTCCCTTCCCCCCGCCCCCTCCCTAATTAAGTTAAACCCACTTACTataagtattttttcttttttttggagttACGTACAAGTCAAAAGGAGCAAGAAATAGACAGTTGTTATTGTAAAGGAGatatgagaggagatatagaaAGTAGGGgagaaaaaaaaaggggaaacAATCATTCTACCTCGTATGCTGTTGAGGATAGAGATACATCGTGGGTTTCTTGGTTGATACCTTTGTTTGTGGTGGCTAATGTTGCTATGTTCGTTGTTGTTATGTTATACAACAATTGTCCCAAACATGATCATGACGGTTGTGTTGCTACGTTTCTCGGAAGGTTTTCTTTCCAGCCCTTGAGAGAAAATCCTTTGTTTGGACCTTCTTCTTCAACGTAAGTATGATTTTTAAGATACCCATGttctaattttgtgaatatttatGTGTTCTTGAAATAAGTTGagaattattatttaattcttttgGTGGGTAAAGGTTGAGTCTTTAAGGTTTATTGAGTAGCTGATGCTTCCTAACTGTATTTGGTCTACTTAGAGGATTTTCTTTTCAGCTACTGTTTCTTGTGTTTTTGACCCTTGAGGTTTAGGGATTGTTAAGAGTGTCCGCCAAAAGCTAAACAATGAAGAGCGCAGTAAAAGaaatagttttttgttttaatttgtttgtctaatTTTAACTTGACTCATAGTTTAAGACACTAAAATGACTTTTGAACCTTGTTGtcttaaaataaaagatagattgTAGTACTAGAATTAATATGGTgttcttaaaacatgcatgagGAAAATTAGAACGAAAGaattgtcaaaaaaggaaagaacATTCCTTTGGAAACCGACTAAGAAGGACAGTCGgataaacaaattgaaacatggatttataattttttatttggattaGTTCTTGGACCtttgtgttcttgttcaagcTTCCCAGTACTCTGCGCAGGACTTTTCTGGTTTAGTATTAGGCAACATAGGTGGGGTCCGGGAAAGGGTTGAAGCACGATAGTCTTATTAATTTGGACTTTTCTTGAAcctttgtgttcttgttcattCTTCTACCTGGTTGAAGTACCTGCTGTGAAGGACTTCTCTGGCTTCGAATTAGGCATATGAAATTTGTTTTCGTCTGCTGTTTGACATGACTAGTGAGTAGATTCCTACTGTTTTACATAGGGCATGTCACATGCGCCAGTTCCCTCTGCATGGCCCATATGAATAATTCCCTTATTCATGGACTGGGAAATTCAGTTATTCTTTTCAACTTTTGTTTGTCACTTTGATTGTTATAATTAGTTATATCCACTTGTTATGATACTGAGCTTAAAGGTTTCACCAATATAGAAGTCAGTTACACATTTACCCAAAACAAGTCAGCAATAAACACATACTTTACCCGTTTCAACCTGTCTCTATGGGTTGCATGCATATAGCAGATTCAAAGATTTCACTGACATCTTGTTAACTGCAGTTCCTTCTGAATATCTTCACCAGAGAACACTATAAGTAGCAAATGAGGATAGACGCTTCTAGTCTTGTACAATTCTTGAAATAGATTTGTTATGGAGTCCTTGCTCTAATTTGTGTGCCTCTTTGTGGGAGTTACATCTTGAAAATTTCCTTTCACTTAACTGAATGCCTGTCCTACTATTGTATGTGGACCTGTAATTTATATGCATCAAGTTGGAAACTTTACCCTATTTAATAGGACGAGGCATCAATGTTGTCTAGCTGTTTAAGGTTTAATAACTTTCCACAACTATGTTAGTTTTGGTTTTTGAGTTGGTGCatttggaattaatttttttccccTCTTTTGGTTTATGAAATACTCCTATCAAACATACCTAGTTTATAAGTACTTCTACCTAAAATATAATTGCCTATATTATTATGTGGATGGTTAAATGCCTTGGTAAATTATGCGTTTTGTTATTGCTGAAGGTTGGAGAGGCTGGGTGGTCTTGAATGGAACAAAGTGGTCCATCAGCATCAAGGATGGAGGCTTATCACGTGTATCTGGTTACATGCTGGTGTTATTCATCTGATCGCGAATATGTTGAGTCTTGTAATCATTGGCATACGCCTTGAGCAGCAATGTGGCTTTGGTATGTTATATGTTATGCTGTTTCAGATTTGGATTCCCCCTTATTTTGTTTTAAGTGCAATTTCTTGAAATACAATAATGTAGTCAGTTAAAGCTCGTCTTTTCTTTTGCAGTGCGCATTGGAATTATATACTTATTGTCTGGCGTTGGTGGGAGTATACTTTCTTCCTTGTTTATCCAGAGAAGCATCTCTGTTGGTGCTTCAGGGGCACTCTTTGGCCTACTTGGAGCTATGCTTTCTGAGCTTATTACGAATTGGTCAATTTACACCAATAAGGTGGGTAATGCCACTCAATGTTTCCAAAACAATTGTCACTGTGTCCAATTTCTTTAAACGAttttccattttcatttgaaagaaAGGTTCAGATAGTAGTGTTTCTATAAGAAACTATATGATGGAGTCGGAACATTGTGTTATATATTTTTACTCATCGTCCCTTTTGATATTTCCCATAGGTTTGTGCACTCTTGACGCTTTTGGTGATAGTTGCCATCAATCTAGCAGTTGGAATCTTGCCTCATGTGGATAATTTTGCCCACATTGGTGGATTCTTGACTGGATTTCTCCTTGGCTTCGTTCTGCTTCCACGCCCTCAACTAGGGTGGATGGAACGTCGGACTCTTCCAGCTGGTGTTCGTGTGAATTCCAAATACAAGGCTTACCAATATGTACTGGGGCTGCTTTCTCTGATTCTACTGGTAGCAGGGTTAGTATAAGACAACTTTGCCCCTAGAAGTAGTATACAAGTACATACATCACtaagtatatgtatgtatttgtcatttttattttatgtttctgaCCAGATTATCTGTCTGTGCTTAAATTGTAGTTTTACTGTCGGACTAGTGATGCTGTTCCGCGGGGTTAACGGATATGATCACTGCCATTGGTGCCACTACCTCAGCTGTGTTCCTACATCTAAATGGAAGTGTGATGGACATTAACTAGAGATGCTTGCACGATTCGGCCTGTAAAGCAGTCGTTAATTCATTTGTTTCTTTTAGCATGTTatcttcttttttagtttttaccaCTAGATATCTAGATTTAGTTTGTGTTTATAGAACTACGGTTTTCACTTATGAATCAATCTATTCTCAGTAGATAATTCTTGTCGATGATTTTGCCTTGGAGAAATCAGAGGGCTTTCCAGCATATttacctttttttgtttttatttctatatgtttATTGCTGAGATGAAAAAAGGAACTGAGCAGAACAAAGacagaagtaaaataaagtaCTAAGGCCCCGGACTAAATATCAGCTTGCACATCGAATGCATGGTAGACCTGACAGTTTTTGTCATGCAACCTGGATGAAGTGGCCACACAATCACCCTAATATTTATATGGAACACCAAGAGAAGAGATTTTATAATGTTCATCAGTTGCAAAAATTAAGTAGGTAAAAGTAAGAACAGCTGGAGATGAAATCTGTATTTTGGATGGTGGTGGTTTTGGAAGTTGCCTTAATAATTCAAGAAGCTGGAGGTGCTGACGAATGTAGCACAGTGACAGCACTGGTATCAGCATGCGCCAGCTTCGTGAACTATGGGACACCAGATCCAATTCCAGGTGCACCATGCTGCGTTGCTATGATGACCCTAAGCAATGTAGCTAGCTCCACTGGTGTCGAGACTCGCCAGTCCGTCTGCAGATGCATGATGGATCTTATTACTACTTACAACCCAAATGCCACTGCCATTGCCACTCTGCCTGGTTTCTGTGGTGTTTATCTTGGTTTCACCATTGACCCTAACACTGATTGTGAATAGTAAGACTATCATAAGTTTCTTATCACCTAATACTCATCTATTTCATATTACTTAGCCTTTGTCGACTTGACATACCCCataacaaagctttaaatagggATGTATTTTACTAAACTAACCTTATTAATAATGCTTTGGACCTCCAAATTTGACTACTAATATTTTAcgtagttatttaatactaaggaCAGGATGGGCAATAAAACTCTCCTAATTTGTTAAATTgcacaagtaaaataaaacatcTAATTTTGATATAGGGGCCAAGTAAAATGAAACGAAGAGAGTACTTTGCGGTTTCTTTTTTGGTCTAACCATCCAATTTCTTAGTCTCTGGATTCACATGCGTTATTAGGACCAGTAAAGGGGTTAAAGTGTACTCTACCAAGAACTTTTTATCGAGGCATCTGGTTAAAGATCTAGAGAATCCATCTATTCACCACACCCTTTGGTGATATGTAATCTCACAACAACTTCTGATcaatccttttcttttctttttgcagcgtctcatgataaattggtatctagAACGTGATGCTGAAGAATGAATACTTACCTTCACTCTAATCAACAAGAGCAACCTTATTAGAGCagtttgtattttgtttttaataTGGTTGTCCAAAGGGAAACTAAACAAATACTAGTCTTTACGTTGATGGTCAGTATGATCTATGATGTGAATAATACTTGGATTGCTCCACATTGACTCACAGCAGAATCTGCATTACTTGATAGAAAGAAATTACACAGAAATTaaagaattcaaataaataaataaaagaggaGAATATCTTACTTGAAACTGAAAAACAAGAGGGAAAATGACAAAATTTAATACAACTACttactttagaataaaaaattGTCTCAACTACAGAGAAAGTAAAAAAGGCAGCAACCCACTAGTTTAACCTTTTCCCTACTTCTTGCTTTCTATTTTGTTAGTTAGGATATCACCATCTTGGGTAAATCCACAAgtaacataagagaaaagtaaaaaGTGCAACTGTATAGATAGTAGTAATATGTAACATTGGGATCACCTTCATGTTGTGGGGCTGTTTGGCTTGAAAGGAGTTGCCATCCAAAGCATGGGACGAATATTATTTTGGGCATTTTCTTCACCCATGGGACCcaaagtaactttctgaaataaatGATTGCCACTTTTCTTTTGTCATTTCAGTTTTGGATCTTCAATTTTACTAATGATTGAGTTACCATTTGGGGTCTAATGTCTCCTAAAAGGCAGCTTAAAGCCTACATAAAAGGTATTCCCTTCGTGAATACAAAAAATAtcgatttctttttttctttctaatttcgTTTTCTGCATTACACAGATTGATGGGAGGAGAAACCGCGAACGGTAAATACGAACCTATGGCTTACTGTCTGAATATTCGTTAAAGAGAATAAAAAACATAAGATCAACAAATCACAAAAACGGATATCAGTTCAAAAGTAATGTGTTCCACTAAaatgcagcaacaacaacaacatattcaaaggcgaacccaggatttgaaaTCTGTGGGTGCATCGGTGTTGTCAATGGCGCGCATAAGCCTCGAAGCAAGACTCAAAATATGTTGAGCGGCGAACCCACGATTTGAAGTTTGTGGGTGTATCGGTGTTGTCAATGGCGCGCATAAGCGTCGAAGCAAGACTCAAAATATGTTGAGCGTTCGCCTCACTTAATGTGTAACTTAAGATCTAATTTCTAATACATACTTTCCCTTTTCAGTCAATGATGCTTCTTAAGACACGGACTATTTCactttatctaaaaaaatatatatataaatttatcacTCATGCTTATAGTATTAGTCTTGCACTaacatatgtttatatttttttctctttatgctGCTTTATTTGTTCTTTGTGCTTAAACACAATAGACCGTGATGCTTTTTTATACTtgttgcttttgataatactgtGGTGCACAATATTATCTTAAGACATTAGAAAAACTTTCAGTTCGATTAagagatattatcatattcaattggtcGTCAAAGacataaacaatactgaaaaaataaatttatagaacAAGTATGAGTTCTAAgctaataactttactttcttataatatgagttttatttttaagatctTTGGATAATCATTTGTAATAGCTCAATGGTCAAGGGGGATTCACTTCATAGGATGGTTGCAGGTTCGAATCCCCATTCCAACATTTTGATATTATAAATTtagtaatagaaaaaatattgtgCTACCAAGGATCGATCCCTTGGTCGCATGGACGGAAGCATTGGCTTCAACTAGCGCATCAAAGTGCACTAGCAAAAATATTGTGATTGTGCTAGCATGGACGGAAGCATTGGCTTCAACTAGCGCACCAAAGTGCACTAGCATTGTAATAGTAAGCCTTTAATCTTaagattgaaaataaaagaaaagcgaCCCAAGGTGCACTAGCATTCATTTGTGGGTGCACTATTAAATATATCTCAATTTCTGAAggtatatacacaaatatacataaaaaaatttcgaCGTTAACGGGGGCACGTGCACCCCCACTAATAGTTGTGGGTCCGCCTCTGAACATATCAGTGTATACCTATAAAGTACGGTATGAGGAGGATAACAAGTACACAGTCCATACCCCTGCCTTGGAGATGAGCTAGAGCGGTTATCTATCAAAAACCCTCAGCTCGAGACAAAAACAGTCTAGCAAAAACgtaataaaaatacatgaaacAATAGGTATAGTAATAAAACAACAGTTAATTAGACTACCACAAAACAATATAACAATCGATCTACTCGAAATAACAGGCATCACTAAAACTcaaagaacaagaaactacaaatgCAGCACTATGACAACCAGTACGGACAACAAGGCAAAGTACTCCTACATTCTAGCATGGATGCACTCTTTCCTACTATCCTTCAATCCTAACTCACGTCctccacatctttccatctagaatcatgtcctcgataagtTGTAACTATGTTATGTCTTTGCCTAATCATCTCTTCtcaatatttcttcgatctacctctaCATCTCTTGAATCCATCCACTAAAATACATATTCTCAACTCATAACATTGTACATTCTTTTGGCAAAAGCGTCTCaccaacttcaattttttttggtcCCTTCATAGTTATTCCTGCCACACTGTTTCGGGGGTGTCATTTCTCCTTTTAAAGCACTTAATTTAGATGCCTAATCAGTCTGTTCTGTTGGGAAGTCTTAATTGTAATCATAGGTTCATTGTACATGAACGATTATCTTAATCATAGGTTCATTGTACATGAACGACTATCTTTTTTGCTTAGCTGCTAAAGTTATTGGCATCCTCTAGAGACAATTGAATGAAATTTTGTCAGTTTactttatcaaataaaataatttatgtcaCGCTAATAATTTACATCAGGTATTTAACAAGTCATCCTCAACTCTTAAGTGATGGTAACAATGGTCGTACTACATTTTATCGAACATTGTTACAggcaataattaataacttaacgTTGTTACAACCAAAATTTAATAACTCAACAGAAGACAATCCGAAACGACCATCAAACAAGATAATTGCAACCTGTTATTTTCACTCTACAACCACAGGTCTTGTCATCAGCTTGGCAAGTACTTACCTTTGGTCACATTGACATCGAGGTTGATTTTTACTACTAGGATGTGTACAGCATGACTAAATTGCTTCGCAATTGTCAAAGGAAGCATCTCTTTATTGTCTCGGGCCAAAGGAAGAGCTAGAACGGACAGCACTGCGATGATCAGGTGTTCCTACTCGGTCTGATTGACCTGATCCTGGTTTTGCTTTGTTCCTAAAGTTACCAAACGATCTCCAACTCTTCTCTGAAGTTGTATCTGCATCCACAAGTCCATCAACATACTTTGTCGAACCAATTTTCTCAAACTGCATTCTTTGCCTGGGTGCGCTATGTGACCTAAGTTTCGCAAGGTATGATTCTGTATTAGACATATAGTTGGGATGACCTGGGTAGTCCCCAAACAAGCTTCGTGAGCACTCGCTTCTCGATGGAGAGGGGCCTCTTCTACTGCTACTCCCTGGTCTGGACAATGTGGAGTGCACTCCAGGGCTGTGCTCAACAGTCCAAACAACTGGCTGATCAGTATCTTGACAAAATGCCAGTGACCTTAAAGATGACACTTCCCCTGATGATATACTAGGATTTGGTTTCATATGGTTTGCCAAATGTTTCGATATAGAGTTGACAGTTCTTGTTCCGTGAGCATTGTCATTCCAAGATGAATAATGTGAATTGTGAGACTTTTTCTCACTTGGTTTGGGGTTCAAACGTGGTTTCCATGTGTCTATCTCAAGTATCTTGTCAGTGCTCTCATCATGATCTCCACCACCTTTTTTCAGGGAAGCATC encodes the following:
- the LOC107863317 gene encoding RHOMBOID-like protein 2, translating into MRGDIESRGEKKRGNNHSTSYAVEDRDTSWVSWLIPLFVVANVAMFVVVMLYNNCPKHDHDGCVATFLGRFSFQPLRENPLFGPSSSTLERLGGLEWNKVVHQHQGWRLITCIWLHAGVIHLIANMLSLVIIGIRLEQQCGFVRIGIIYLLSGVGGSILSSLFIQRSISVGASGALFGLLGAMLSELITNWSIYTNKVCALLTLLVIVAINLAVGILPHVDNFAHIGGFLTGFLLGFVLLPRPQLGWMERRTLPAGVRVNSKYKAYQYVLGLLSLILLVAGFTVGLVMLFRGVNGYDHCHWCHYLSCVPTSKWKCDGH
- the LOC107866186 gene encoding putative non-specific lipid-transfer protein 14; this encodes MKSVFWMVVVLEVALIIQEAGGADECSTVTALVSACASFVNYGTPDPIPGAPCCVAMMTLSNVASSTGVETRQSVCRCMMDLITTYNPNATAIATLPGFCGVYLGFTIDPNTDCEYVS